A single window of Liolophura sinensis isolate JHLJ2023 chromosome 6, CUHK_Ljap_v2, whole genome shotgun sequence DNA harbors:
- the LOC135467420 gene encoding testis-expressed protein 36-like, with the protein MPRGRQCVPSTERDGIWFRHSGHEQLPSVTRPDGTSTGRMLTCALQPNSRTAPIPSPFQARATRNFKRSNGFSNHDNRHVFQDCGEYFEDGRDQRVLGKRLLTVTSRQHCTPKDMLKHCDRAVVDYDYCTTYKATHNGTPTKEGPVHRRFPRHHSSEYGPAKPANTISDWFPHANEPVKIPLQVLASSQGPFARHNTWKYSNHGLNRIYPSYRISEVVPRPVFNKYGANFISGTS; encoded by the exons ATGCCTCGGGGGAGACAGTGTGTCCCTTCTACCGAGAGAGACGGCATATGG TTTCGCCACTCTGGCCATGAGCAGTTACCCAGTGTCACCCGGCCAGACGGAACAAGCACGGGGAGGATGCTCACCTGTGCACTCCAACCTAACTCCCGGACCGCCCCGATACCTTCTCCATTCCAGGCTCGGGCTACA AGGAACTTCAAACGATCTAACGGGTTTTCTAATCATGACAACCGGCACGTCTTTCAAGACTGTGGGGAATATTTCGAAGAt GGCAGAGATCAACGGGTACTGGGTAAACGCCTTCTCACCGTGACTAGTCGACAACACTGCACGCCTAAGGACATGTTGAAACATTGCGACAGGGCTGTTGTGGATTATGATTATTGCACAACTTACAAGGCCACACACAATGGTACTCCCACCAAAGAAGGTCCCGTTCATCGTAGATTTCCCAGACACCATTCGTCTGAATATGGGCCTGCCAAACCCGCTAACACCATCAGCGACTGGTTCCCGCATGCGAACGAACCAGTTAAGATACCGCTTCAGGTATTGGCTAGTTCACAGGGACCGTTCGCTCGACACAACACCTGGAAATACTCTAACCACGGACTTAACCGGATTTATCCCAGTTACCGTATTTCGGAAGTCGTGCCACGTCCAGTCTTCAATAAATACGGAGCCAATTTCATCAGTGGGACAAGttga